The following are encoded together in the Coffea arabica cultivar ET-39 chromosome 1c, Coffea Arabica ET-39 HiFi, whole genome shotgun sequence genome:
- the LOC113738787 gene encoding F-box/FBD/LRR-repeat protein At5g22660-like translates to MADPAEKNMLERIPDGDNIDRLSELPNCVLLHILSRFKTKDAAATSILSTRWRDLFVSLPDVRLIYRVDSDASGRDKLFSDFIDFANRVIRQRNKAPIRKLVVDVMHFVKSYRLAFESLLISAAAALSSCNVQRLIISVRMDKTTERFSIPIPPGIFSSKTLVCLSVNFEVDWNVPDFVWLPNLKRLYLIEFRLVDEDSIQRLLQGCPLLEHLMLKVHHFSYCSKSEETIEVEVLHISSPSLKSLVLCWNAKVELEFTVVVKSENLESLVCSLQGQHKVTIDAPNLKSLTVEGHVLDLHIKQSLVSIDKAVVRAEFLSNVTNHSDLFLRSQRAFKFLSGLVNVKSLYLSQTILQALYFSQGVLPKFKYLNKLKLSHFRCNAFPRNPYSKVLSSLFESSLNLEVLIIDEVLKDSEDGELDSVFQEALSLAFVGQLKEIEIRSFEGWEHEFKLIEYFLKNGISLKKMTLIRDSWKTESDGCHRILSSKKCAEDCQILFITKRDALKLFL, encoded by the exons ATGGCTGATCCTGCAGAAAAGAATATGCTTGAAAGAATCCCAGATGGTGATAATATCGACAGGTTGAGTGAACTTCCGAACTGTGTTCTGCTTCACATCCTTTCGCGTTTCAAGACAAAAGATGCTGCAGCAACCTCAATTCTGTCCACTAGATGGAGAGATCTTTTCGTTTCTCTTCCTGATGTTCGTCTAATTTACCGTGTGGATAGTGATGCTTCTGGCCGTGATAAATTGTTCTCTGATTTTATAGATTTTGCCAATAGAGTGATTCGACAGCGAAATAAGGCTCCAATTAGAAAGCTTGTAGTCGATGTGATGCATTTTGTTAAAAGTTACCGCCTAGCTTTTGAGTCATTGTTGATATCTGCAGCTGCTGCACTTTCTTCTTGCAATGTCCAACGACTCATTATTTCGGTCCGAATGGATAAAACGACTGAGCGATTTTCTATACCTATTCCACCTGGAATTTTTTCATCTAAAACTCTGGTTTGTTTATCAGTAAACTTTGAGGTGGATTGGAATGTTCCCGATTTTGTTTGGTTGCCAAACCTCAAGCGTCTTTACTTAATTGAATTCAGATTGGTGGACGAAGATTCTATTCAGAGGCTTCTTCAAGGTTGCCCTTTGCTTGAACATCTGATGTTAAAGGTGCATCATTTCAGCTATTGTAGCAAGAGTGAAGAAACCATTGAAGTTGAAGTTCTTCATATCTCGAGCCCCTCGTTGAAAAGTCTGGTGCTCTGTTGgaatgcaaaagttgaattagAGTTCACTGTTGTTGTGAAGTCGGAAAATCTTGAGTCTTTGGTATGCTCCCTCCAGGGGCAGCACAAAGTTACCATAGATGCCCCAAATCTGAAGTCCTTGACTGTTGAGGGTCATGTACTTGATCTACACATAAAGCAAAGTCTGGTATCTATTGACAAGGCAGTAGTACGAGCTGAATTTCTGTCAAATGTGACAAATCACAGTGACTTATTTTTACGTAGTCAGCGTGCTTTTAAGTTTCTTAGTGGGTTGGTAAATGTGAAATCACTTTATTTATCACAGACGATTCTCCAG GCTCTGTATTTTTCTCAAGGGGTCTTGCCAAAATTCAAATACTTGAACAAATTGAAGCTCAGTCATTTTCGTTGCAATGCATTTCCTCGCAATCCTTATTCTAAAGTGTTGTCAAGCTTGTTTGAAAGTTCCCTCAACCTTGAAGTGCTTATCATTGATGAA GTCCTCAAGGACAGTGAAGACGGGGAACTTGATTCTGTTTTTCAAGAGGCTCTCTCATTAGCTTTTGTCGGACAACTTAAGGAAATAGAAATCAGAAGTTTTGAGGGTTGGGAACATGAATTCAAGCTGATAGAGTATTTTTTGAAGAATGGAATATCTTTAAAGAAGATGACTCTCATTAGAGACAGTTGGAAGACTGAATCAGATGGTTGTCACAGGATATTGTCATCCAAGAAGTGTGCGGAGGATTGCCAGATTCTGTTCATAACGAAACGGGATGCACTGAAACTCTTCCTGTAA
- the LOC140038148 gene encoding F-box protein At4g22280-like, giving the protein MAHDPRSPRALKTETPKDDESDKLSALPDEILCHILSFLPSETAAATSVLSTRWKDLFTSLPVIDLTISKNWDAKIGEERRRDLCNFQKFLSRLIFLRNEAPIRKFQLNVSPPLVEDLRPGIYWLISKVLSRQVQEVDICVPGDRDSTGLLLYPPEIFTCATLTSLTMTMKSSFNFNPPDSVSLPNLKVLRLNEFALTDQDSFARVIQACPLLEDLGLRWRFWNFQFMVVRISAPSLKKVALSCYFGHYSLMVESDNLEYLDCNVFGVHKLVINAPYLKYFKCQGPRVRVEFVQDVRNIVNATVAFKYRKEEFESTLVFYHRPNLKSLEAFELVNGLQYAKSLRFQSGMKILYYAGEFLPTFVNLSSLALDDSIYSYHYSSWWLNLIARLLENAPNLEALDIVSSVFDRNFSVEQLGIFLRTAFPACPIGHLKELKIILGHDQEFGFKLAEYFLETGKSLKTMALRGSIKGWETSPEVYNRILSFKKSSEHCRIVFEP; this is encoded by the exons ATGGCTCATGACCCTCGAAGTCCTAGGGCTTTAAAAACTGAAACCCCAAAAGATGATGAAAGTGATAAGTTAAGTGCCCTTCCGGACGAGATTCTCTGCCACATCCTGTCCTTTCTCCCTTCGGAAACCGCTGCAGCCACATCAGTCCTGTCAACCAGATGGAAAGATCTCTTCACCTCACTTCCTGTTATTGATCTCACAATCTCTAAGAATTGGGATGCCAAGATCGGGGAGGAGCGCAGAAGGGATTTGTGTAATTTTCAGAAATTCCTATCTAGATTGATTTTTCTACGAAACGAAGCtccaattagaaaatttcaaCTTAATGTGTCGCCGCCCTTGGTCGAAGATCTTCGTCCAGGGATATACTGGTTGATATCCAAAGTGCTTTCGCGCCAAGTCCAAGAAGTTGATATTTGTGTGCCAGGAGATCGAGATTCCACCGGATTACTTTTGTATCCACCTGAGATATTCACATGTGCAACACTAACTTCTCTGACGATGACGATGAAAAGTAGTTTTAATTTCAATCCTCCCGATTCAGTTTCTTTACCAAATCTTAAGGTCCTGCGCTTGAATGAATTCGCATTAACAGATCAAGATTCCTTCGCGCGGGTTATTCAGGCTTGCCCCTTGCTCGAAGATTTGGGTTTAAGATGGAGATTTTGGAATTTTCAGTTTATGGTTGTCCGTATTTCTGCTCCTTCATTGAAAAAGGTTGCACTTTCATGTTACTTTGGTCATTATTCTCTAATGGTGGAGTCTGACAATCTTGAATATCTGGACTGCAATGTATTTGGAGTGCATAAACTTGTTATAAATGCCCCATATCTCAAGTATTTCAAGTGTCAAGGTCCTCGCGTGAGGGTAGAATTTGTTCAAGATGTGAGGAACATTGTGAATGCGACAGTAGCATTCAAGTATAGAAAAGAAGAATTTGAAAGTACCCTCGTGTTCTATCATCGGCCAAATTTGAAATCACTCGAAGCTTTTGAGCTTGTCAATGGTTTGCAATATGCGAAATCACTTCGATTCCAGTCGGGTATGAAG ATTCTCTATTATGCTGGAGAATTCTTGCCTACTTTTGTAAATTTGAGCAGTTTGGCGCTTGATGACTCTATTTACAGCTACCATTACAGTAGCTGGTGGTTGAACCTGATAGCAAGATTACTGGAAAACGCCCCTAATCTCGAAGCACTCGATATCGTTTCCTCA GTGTTCGACCGCAATTTCAGTGTAGAACAACTCGGGATATTTCTGCGAACGGCCTTTCCAGCATGCCCCATTGGACATCTTAAGGAGCTGAAAATAATCTTAGGGCATGATCAGGAATTTGGTTTCAAGCTAGCTGAATATTTTCTGGAGACTGGGAAATCTTTAAAGACGATGGCTCTTCGTGGAAGTATAAAGGGTTGGGAGACTAGTCCTGAAGTTTACAACCGGATATTATCATTCAAGAAATCTTCTGAACATTGCAGGATTGTGTTCGAACCTTAG